The uncultured Cohaesibacter sp. genome window below encodes:
- a CDS encoding TRAP transporter substrate-binding protein: protein MSLSKLLRASGGLIVGAALGLVMAHQAIAAEYEWTFQTSENTGEPQFEIKKLWASNIEKITDGRVKIEILPTGAVVPHNQTLDAVRSGILQGHLTDPSYFSGIDPAFSMLGNLVGAWGDPLEFLEYMKYGGGEELYNELVEPYNVHLIGAAATGLEAFVTKKPIRTVADLKGLKVRAPEGMVYEIFSKAGASPVNLPGSEVYTGLEKGVIDAADYTVFSTNQAQGLHQFARYPNYPGFHSLPMVAVSINKEIWDGLPEDIKTAMEVATDDLAYDLVFKLKARDLDAVAEARADPNIEIIDMAPEERKKFRNIAKEEWANWAKKNELTQKVYDSVVAFLTKRDLM, encoded by the coding sequence ATGTCTCTGTCAAAACTGCTTCGCGCAAGTGGGGGATTGATCGTTGGTGCCGCTCTCGGCCTCGTAATGGCTCATCAGGCCATTGCTGCCGAATATGAGTGGACTTTCCAGACTTCGGAAAACACCGGCGAACCACAGTTCGAGATCAAGAAACTCTGGGCCAGCAACATCGAAAAGATCACTGATGGCCGCGTCAAGATCGAGATCCTGCCAACTGGCGCCGTAGTTCCCCACAACCAGACCCTTGATGCAGTGCGCTCCGGCATTCTGCAGGGCCATCTCACCGACCCGAGCTATTTCTCTGGTATCGATCCTGCCTTCTCCATGCTCGGCAACCTGGTTGGCGCATGGGGCGACCCGCTCGAGTTCCTGGAATACATGAAATACGGTGGTGGCGAAGAGCTCTATAACGAGCTGGTCGAGCCTTACAACGTTCACCTTATCGGTGCTGCAGCAACCGGTCTGGAAGCCTTCGTGACCAAGAAGCCGATCCGTACCGTTGCCGACCTCAAGGGCCTCAAGGTCCGTGCTCCTGAAGGCATGGTCTACGAGATCTTCTCCAAGGCTGGTGCTTCACCTGTGAACCTGCCGGGCTCCGAAGTCTACACCGGTCTCGAAAAAGGCGTGATCGACGCCGCCGACTACACCGTCTTCTCCACCAACCAGGCTCAGGGGCTGCACCAGTTCGCGCGTTATCCGAACTATCCGGGCTTCCACTCCCTGCCAATGGTTGCCGTTTCCATCAACAAGGAAATCTGGGACGGTCTGCCGGAAGACATCAAGACTGCCATGGAAGTTGCTACCGACGATCTCGCCTATGATCTGGTCTTCAAGCTGAAGGCTCGCGATCTGGACGCCGTCGCCGAAGCCCGCGCTGATCCGAATATCGAGATCATCGACATGGCTCCGGAAGAACGCAAGAAATTCCGTAACATCGCCAAGGAAGAATGGGCCAACTGGGCCAAGAAGAACGAGCTGACCCAGAAAGTCTATGACTCGGTCGTTGCCTTCCTGACGAAACGGGACCTGATGTAA